One Streptomyces sp. L2 genomic window carries:
- a CDS encoding ABC transporter substrate-binding protein → MRTRTHIRTTVPVAVAAASALTLLTGCGAADMTKQASPFANARGSKTVTLSVQSWVGAQSNVAVAQYILEHKLGYRVDTVQVDEVPAWDALSQGRVDAILEDWGHPDQEKRYVEDKKTIAPAGGLGVTGHIGWYVPTYLVKQHPDITNWKNLNKYASLFRTAESGGKGQLMDGSPSYVTNDKALVKNLKLNYQVVFAGSEAAQITQIKQFAKEKKPFLSYWYAPQWLFEKVPMTEVKLPPYKEGCDADPAKVACAYPRTPLQKYLNAGFAKSGGKAAQFLKKFKWTTQDQNEVSLMIAEKKMKPADAAKKWVDSHPSVWKKWLS, encoded by the coding sequence ATGCGTACGCGCACCCACATCCGTACGACCGTCCCGGTGGCCGTCGCCGCCGCGTCCGCGCTGACGCTGCTCACCGGCTGCGGCGCCGCCGACATGACCAAGCAGGCCTCGCCGTTCGCCAACGCGCGGGGTTCGAAGACCGTCACCCTGTCGGTGCAGTCCTGGGTCGGCGCCCAGTCCAACGTGGCCGTCGCCCAGTACATCCTGGAGCACAAGCTCGGCTACCGCGTCGACACCGTCCAGGTCGACGAGGTGCCCGCCTGGGACGCGCTCAGTCAGGGCCGTGTCGACGCCATCCTGGAGGACTGGGGCCACCCCGACCAGGAGAAGCGGTACGTCGAGGACAAGAAGACGATCGCGCCCGCCGGCGGCCTCGGGGTCACCGGGCACATCGGCTGGTACGTCCCGACCTACCTGGTCAAGCAGCACCCCGACATCACGAACTGGAAGAACCTGAACAAGTACGCCTCCCTCTTCCGCACCGCGGAGAGCGGCGGCAAGGGCCAGCTGATGGACGGCTCCCCGTCGTACGTCACCAACGACAAGGCGCTGGTGAAGAACCTGAAGCTGAACTACCAGGTAGTCTTCGCCGGTTCCGAGGCGGCGCAGATCACCCAGATCAAGCAGTTCGCCAAGGAGAAGAAGCCGTTCCTGTCGTACTGGTACGCCCCGCAGTGGCTGTTCGAGAAGGTGCCGATGACGGAGGTGAAGCTGCCGCCGTACAAGGAGGGCTGCGACGCCGACCCGGCGAAGGTCGCCTGTGCCTACCCGCGCACCCCGCTGCAGAAGTACCTCAACGCCGGTTTCGCCAAGTCGGGCGGGAAGGCGGCCCAGTTCCTGAAGAAGTTCAAGTGGACGACCCAGGACCAGAACGAGGTCTCGCTGATGATCGCCGAGAAGAAGATGAAACCGGCGGACGCGGCGAAGAAGTGGGTGGACAGCCACCCGTCCGTCTGGAAGAAGTGGCTGTCTTGA